From the genome of Bradyrhizobium elkanii USDA 76, one region includes:
- a CDS encoding VCBS domain-containing protein, producing MASASGDTTIIMTGTTNDNLVGGSGNDTLYGGAGSDRLNGGSGDDTLNGGSGFDTVLGGSGSDTLIYKAYENQYILGSTGFTATNQQISGGTIYSGTDQTSLGIVGASTVVSGTTFQGYDSYDGGNGAVQLGKAGATPDVDTLQIWLSAAQLADADIRAEISYYKNVWVPAHISAQTGQADGTIYTFKTLNLQVSAIEKVEVRDASGNLTIAATADTASATEAGGINNGTAGVNPTGNVLTNDFDFNAASKAVAGVVAGTTSAALSSGAGTDVVGAHGTLHLNTDGSYTYTVNNGQGAVEALRTFSDTLTDTFSYTVKDTTGATATTTLTVTIHGSNDNPTVSALVDHNLVEAGGVANGTLGTATATATITKGDVDGTASYDTAALTSDGWTDAGSGNWTKAGTYGTATLHTGSNTLTYALDDTLTATQALNTSSHPTETFTVPVTDGTATASTNVVFTIDGSNDNPTVSALVDHNLVEAGGVANGTLGTATATATITKGDVDGTASYDTAALTSDGWTDAGSGNWTKAGTYGTATLHTGSNTLTYALDDTLTATQALNTSSHPTETFTVPVTDGTATASTNVVFTIDGSNDNPTVSALVDHNLVEAGGVANGTLGTATATATITKGDVDGTASYDTAALTSDGWTDAGSGNWTKAGTYGTATLHTGSNTLTYALDDTLTATQALNTSSHPTETFTVPVTDGTATASTNVVFTIDGSNDNPTVSALVDHNLVEAGGVANGTLGTATATATITKGDVDGTASYDTAALTSDGWTDAGSGNWTKAGTYGTATLHTGSNTLTYALDDTLTATQALNTSSHPTETFTVPVTDGTATASTNVVFTIDGSNDNPTVSALVDHNLVEAGGVANGTLGTATATATITKGDVDGTASYDTAALTSDGWTDAGSGNWTKAGTYGTATLHTGSNTLTYALDDTLTATQALNTSSHPTETFTVPVTDGTATASTNVVFTIDGSNDNPTVSALVDHNLVEAGGVANGTLGTATATATITKGDVDGTASYDTAALTSDGWTDAGSGNWTKAGTYGTATLHTGSNTLTYALDDTLTATQALNTSSHPTETFTVPVTDGTATASTNVVFTIDGSNDNPTVSALVDHNLVEAGGVANGTLGTATATATITKGDVDGTASYDTAALTSDGWTDAGSGNWTKAGTYGTATLHTGSNTLTYALDDTLTATQALNTSSHPTETFTVPVTDGTATASTNVVFTIDGSNDNPTVSALVDHNLVEAGGVANGTLGTATATATITKGDVDGTASYDTAALTSDGWTDAGSGNWTKAGTYGTATLHTGSNTLTYALDDTLTATQALNTSSHPTETFTVPVTDGTATASTNVVFTIDGSNDNPTVSALVDHNLVEAGGVANGTLGTATATATITKGDVDGTASYDTAALTSDGWTDAGSGNWTKAGTYGTATLHTGSNTLTYALDDTLTATQALNTSSHPTETFTVPVTDGTATASTNVVFTIDGSNDNPTVSALVDHNLVEAGGVANGTLGTATATATITKGDVDGTASYDTAALTSDGWTDAGSGNWTKAGTYGTATLHTGSNTLTYALDDTLTATQALNTSSHPTETFTVPVTDGTATASTNVVFTIDGSNDNPTVSALVDHNLVEAGGVANGTLGTATATATITKGDVDGTASYDTAALTSDGWTDAGSGNWTKAGTYGTATLHTGSNTLTYALDDTLTATQALNTSSHPTETFTVPVTDGTATASTNVVFTIDGSNDAPVAKADTGEVNEDATLTVLAANGVVQGTTGGSVADTDVDNATNTLVVSGVVAGTGAVTQGVGVATSIAGTYGHLTLNANGSYSYVADTANSLATGVTAMDTFTYTAKDPGGLVSNSTTLKITVTGTNDAPVLDPSKTPVLTAENQGSGAPAGAVGTLVSSLVDLNPPSGGVDNVTDVDTGAVVGIALTGTDTSHGTWFFSTNNGTTWNPVGAVSNSTALLLSADANTRLYFQPSAGFTGIDTNAITFRAWDQTSGSNGAKVDTSLNGGTTAFSTTTDTANLTINATDTTPPTVISITGGNSLPAGNSETITFTFSEKVANLTLGDISLNDSSNGTSLSNLQTADGGLTWTATFTKGSSNSTTITVFNSGTSAATDPYWTDLAGNAGVGGGSLTISKKAPAGVSGQQINLGLEQPEGNDTAVSLTITNLPTAWIVPNGSKLSDGSWAVTETDISALTIVTPVEFVGAAVITVSATWANPDGSFGTLLVGDNVEAYAPGSPIFAWSGDDHLTGSSGHDTFVFSQPIGNDVVHSFEVSSDVIDLISYGWQSFADVQAHTADNASGNAVITLADGQTITLDDVHASDLTAANFEFDVTPTVENPGPMTIGDGAMLPLSGIMHNTGTIELQASGDDTLLQIIQTGITLNGGGHVVLSDDDHNIIAGTASNVTLDNVDNMISGAGQIGQGSLTLSNEGTIDATGSHALVIDTGANVISNAGTLEATGTGGLMLASAVANSGLIWANGGTVTAQGEVTGNGGALISGAGTIEFGAASAAGVIFDTTAAGHLILDDAFHFSGTVSGLDGNDDIDIKGVSFGAGTTLSFTENEAGTGGTLTVSDGAHTANIVLLGQYDPNGFAEKADAANGTVITYDPHHIA from the coding sequence ATGGCAAGCGCCAGCGGCGACACCACCATTATCATGACGGGAACCACTAACGACAATCTGGTCGGAGGTTCTGGCAACGACACGCTGTACGGAGGTGCAGGTAGCGATCGTCTCAACGGTGGTTCTGGAGACGACACCCTTAACGGCGGCAGCGGCTTTGATACCGTTTTGGGCGGATCAGGATCCGATACCCTGATATATAAGGCCTATGAAAATCAGTACATCTTGGGATCGACCGGCTTCACCGCCACCAACCAGCAAATCAGCGGCGGGACTATTTATTCAGGAACCGATCAGACGAGTCTCGGCATTGTTGGCGCGTCTACGGTCGTCTCAGGTACAACATTCCAGGGCTACGACTCCTACGACGGCGGAAATGGTGCTGTGCAGCTCGGCAAGGCGGGGGCGACGCCGGATGTCGATACGCTCCAGATCTGGCTGAGCGCCGCGCAGTTAGCCGATGCAGATATTCGGGCCGAGATTTCATATTATAAGAACGTCTGGGTTCCTGCGCACATCAGTGCTCAAACCGGACAAGCCGACGGTACCATCTATACCTTCAAAACTCTCAATTTGCAGGTTTCTGCGATCGAGAAAGTTGAAGTACGTGATGCCTCGGGCAATCTTACTATCGCAGCCACTGCCGATACAGCATCGGCGACAGAAGCGGGCGGTATTAATAACGGCACTGCTGGCGTCAATCCGACCGGCAACGTCCTAACGAACGATTTCGATTTCAATGCAGCTTCCAAGGCGGTCGCGGGCGTTGTGGCGGGCACCACCAGTGCCGCGTTGAGCTCGGGCGCCGGCACCGATGTGGTTGGTGCGCACGGTACCCTGCATCTCAATACCGATGGCTCTTATACCTATACGGTGAACAACGGCCAGGGCGCGGTCGAGGCGCTGCGCACGTTTAGTGACACGCTGACGGATACGTTCTCCTATACAGTAAAAGATACCACGGGGGCGACGGCTACCACGACGCTGACGGTGACGATCCATGGCAGCAACGACAATCCGACGGTTTCGGCGCTGGTCGATCACAACCTCGTCGAAGCCGGCGGCGTTGCCAATGGCACGCTCGGCACCGCGACTGCGACCGCAACCATCACCAAGGGCGACGTCGACGGCACCGCCAGCTACGACACCGCCGCCTTGACCAGCGACGGCTGGACCGATGCCGGCTCCGGCAATTGGACCAAGGCCGGGACCTACGGCACCGCCACGCTGCATACCGGCAGCAACACGCTCACCTATGCGCTCGACGATACGCTGACCGCCACCCAGGCGCTCAACACCAGCAGCCATCCGACCGAGACCTTCACCGTTCCGGTCACCGATGGCACCGCCACGGCATCCACCAACGTCGTGTTCACCATCGACGGCAGCAACGACAATCCGACGGTTTCGGCGCTGGTCGATCACAACCTCGTCGAAGCCGGCGGCGTTGCCAATGGCACGCTCGGCACCGCGACTGCGACCGCAACCATCACCAAGGGCGACGTCGACGGCACCGCCAGCTACGACACCGCCGCCTTGACCAGCGACGGCTGGACCGATGCCGGCTCCGGCAATTGGACCAAGGCCGGGACCTACGGCACCGCCACGCTGCATACCGGCAGCAACACGCTCACCTATGCGCTCGACGATACGCTGACCGCCACCCAGGCGCTCAACACCAGCAGCCATCCGACCGAGACCTTCACCGTTCCGGTCACCGATGGCACCGCCACGGCATCCACCAACGTCGTGTTCACCATCGACGGCAGCAACGACAATCCGACGGTTTCGGCGCTGGTCGATCACAACCTCGTCGAAGCCGGCGGCGTTGCCAATGGCACGCTCGGCACCGCGACTGCGACCGCAACCATCACCAAGGGCGACGTCGACGGCACCGCCAGCTACGACACCGCCGCCTTGACCAGCGACGGCTGGACCGATGCCGGCTCCGGCAATTGGACCAAGGCCGGGACCTACGGCACCGCCACGCTGCATACCGGCAGCAACACGCTCACCTATGCGCTCGACGATACGCTGACCGCCACCCAGGCGCTCAACACCAGCAGCCATCCGACCGAGACCTTCACCGTTCCGGTCACCGATGGCACCGCCACGGCATCCACCAACGTCGTGTTCACCATCGACGGCAGCAACGACAATCCGACGGTTTCGGCGCTGGTCGATCACAACCTCGTCGAAGCCGGCGGCGTTGCCAATGGCACGCTCGGCACCGCGACTGCGACCGCAACCATCACCAAGGGCGACGTCGACGGCACCGCCAGCTACGACACCGCCGCCTTGACCAGCGACGGCTGGACCGATGCCGGCTCCGGCAATTGGACCAAGGCCGGGACCTACGGCACCGCCACGCTGCATACCGGCAGCAACACGCTCACCTATGCGCTCGACGATACGCTGACCGCCACCCAGGCGCTCAACACCAGCAGCCATCCGACCGAGACCTTCACCGTTCCGGTCACCGATGGCACCGCCACGGCATCCACCAACGTCGTGTTCACCATCGACGGCAGCAACGACAATCCGACGGTTTCGGCGCTGGTCGATCACAACCTCGTCGAAGCCGGCGGCGTTGCCAATGGCACGCTCGGCACCGCGACTGCGACCGCAACCATCACCAAGGGCGACGTCGACGGCACCGCCAGCTACGACACCGCCGCCTTGACCAGCGACGGCTGGACCGATGCCGGCTCCGGCAATTGGACCAAGGCCGGGACCTACGGCACCGCCACGCTGCATACCGGCAGCAACACGCTCACCTATGCGCTCGACGATACGCTGACCGCCACCCAGGCGCTCAACACCAGCAGCCATCCGACCGAGACCTTCACCGTTCCGGTCACCGATGGCACCGCCACGGCATCCACCAACGTCGTGTTCACCATCGACGGCAGCAACGACAATCCGACGGTTTCGGCGCTGGTCGATCACAACCTCGTCGAAGCCGGCGGCGTTGCCAATGGCACGCTCGGCACCGCGACTGCGACCGCAACCATCACCAAGGGCGACGTCGACGGCACCGCCAGCTACGACACCGCCGCCTTGACCAGCGACGGCTGGACCGATGCCGGCTCCGGCAATTGGACCAAGGCCGGGACCTACGGCACCGCCACGCTGCATACCGGCAGCAACACGCTCACCTATGCGCTCGACGATACGCTGACCGCCACCCAGGCGCTCAACACCAGCAGCCATCCGACCGAGACCTTCACCGTTCCGGTCACCGATGGCACCGCCACGGCATCCACCAACGTCGTGTTCACCATCGACGGCAGCAACGACAATCCGACGGTTTCGGCGCTGGTCGATCACAACCTCGTCGAAGCCGGCGGCGTTGCCAATGGCACGCTCGGCACCGCGACTGCGACCGCAACCATCACCAAGGGCGACGTCGACGGCACCGCCAGCTACGACACCGCCGCCTTGACCAGCGACGGCTGGACCGATGCCGGCTCCGGCAATTGGACCAAGGCCGGGACCTACGGCACCGCCACGCTGCATACCGGCAGCAACACGCTCACCTATGCGCTCGACGATACGCTGACCGCCACCCAGGCGCTCAACACCAGCAGCCATCCGACCGAGACCTTCACCGTTCCGGTCACCGATGGCACCGCCACGGCATCCACCAACGTCGTGTTCACCATCGACGGCAGCAACGACAATCCGACGGTTTCGGCGCTGGTCGATCACAACCTCGTCGAAGCCGGCGGCGTTGCCAATGGCACGCTCGGCACCGCGACTGCGACCGCAACCATCACCAAGGGCGACGTCGACGGCACCGCCAGCTACGACACCGCCGCCTTGACCAGCGACGGCTGGACCGATGCCGGCTCCGGCAATTGGACCAAGGCCGGGACCTACGGCACCGCCACGCTGCATACCGGCAGCAACACGCTCACCTATGCGCTCGACGATACGCTGACCGCCACCCAGGCGCTCAACACCAGCAGCCATCCGACCGAGACCTTCACCGTTCCGGTCACCGATGGCACCGCCACGGCATCCACCAACGTCGTGTTCACCATCGACGGCAGCAACGACAATCCGACGGTTTCGGCGCTGGTCGATCACAACCTCGTCGAAGCCGGCGGCGTTGCCAATGGCACGCTCGGCACCGCGACTGCGACCGCAACCATCACCAAGGGCGACGTCGACGGCACCGCCAGCTACGACACCGCCGCCTTGACCAGCGACGGCTGGACCGATGCCGGCTCCGGCAATTGGACCAAGGCCGGGACCTACGGCACCGCCACGCTGCATACCGGCAGCAACACGCTCACCTATGCGCTCGACGATACGCTGACCGCCACCCAGGCGCTCAACACCAGCAGCCATCCGACCGAGACCTTCACCGTTCCGGTCACCGATGGCACCGCCACGGCATCCACCAACGTCGTGTTCACCATCGACGGCAGCAACGACAATCCGACGGTTTCGGCGCTGGTCGATCACAACCTCGTCGAAGCCGGCGGCGTTGCCAATGGCACGCTCGGCACCGCGACTGCGACCGCAACCATCACCAAGGGCGACGTCGACGGCACCGCCAGCTACGACACCGCCGCCTTGACCAGCGACGGCTGGACCGATGCCGGCTCCGGCAATTGGACCAAGGCCGGGACCTACGGCACCGCCACGCTGCATACCGGCAGCAACACGCTCACCTATGCGCTCGACGATACGCTGACCGCCACCCAGGCGCTCAACACCAGCAGCCATCCGACCGAGACCTTCACCGTTCCGGTCACCGATGGCACCGCCACGGCATCCACCAACGTCGTGTTCACCATCGACGGCAGCAACGACAATCCGACGGTTTCGGCGCTGGTCGATCACAACCTCGTCGAAGCCGGCGGCGTTGCCAATGGCACGCTCGGCACCGCGACTGCGACCGCAACCATCACCAAGGGCGACGTCGACGGCACCGCCAGCTACGACACCGCCGCCTTGACCAGCGACGGCTGGACCGATGCCGGCTCCGGCAATTGGACCAAGGCCGGGACCTACGGCACCGCCACGCTGCATACCGGCAGCAACACGCTCACCTATGCGCTCGACGATACGCTGACCGCCACCCAGGCGCTCAACACCAGCAGCCATCCGACCGAGACCTTCACCGTTCCGGTCACCGATGGCACCGCCACGGCATCCACCAACGTCGTGTTCACCATCGACGGCAGCAACGATGCGCCGGTGGCCAAAGCCGATACTGGTGAGGTGAACGAGGATGCTACGCTCACGGTGTTGGCGGCTAATGGCGTAGTCCAGGGCACGACCGGCGGATCAGTAGCCGATACCGATGTCGACAACGCCACGAACACGCTGGTGGTCTCCGGCGTGGTTGCCGGCACTGGAGCCGTAACGCAGGGGGTTGGCGTCGCGACCTCGATCGCGGGCACCTACGGTCATCTGACGCTGAATGCGAACGGCTCGTACAGCTACGTAGCCGACACCGCCAACAGCCTCGCCACGGGTGTCACGGCGATGGACACCTTCACCTACACGGCCAAGGACCCGGGCGGGCTCGTGTCCAACAGCACGACGCTGAAGATCACGGTGACCGGCACCAATGACGCCCCAGTTCTCGATCCGTCCAAAACGCCGGTGCTCACGGCAGAGAACCAAGGCAGCGGTGCGCCAGCGGGAGCTGTCGGTACGTTGGTCTCTAGCTTGGTGGATCTTAATCCACCCAGCGGGGGGGTAGACAATGTTACCGATGTCGATACAGGGGCCGTGGTCGGCATCGCACTTACCGGTACCGATACGAGCCACGGCACCTGGTTCTTTTCCACAAATAACGGCACAACGTGGAACCCTGTAGGAGCGGTGTCAAACAGCACGGCTCTACTCCTCTCGGCGGACGCCAACACGCGGCTTTACTTCCAACCAAGCGCGGGCTTTACCGGTATAGATACAAATGCCATCACCTTCCGCGCTTGGGATCAGACCAGCGGCTCGAACGGGGCCAAGGTGGATACCTCGTTAAATGGCGGTACTACGGCATTTTCGACCACCACTGATACTGCGAACCTCACTATCAATGCGACCGACACAACTCCGCCTACGGTGATATCGATTACGGGTGGCAACTCGTTGCCTGCGGGCAATAGCGAAACGATCACGTTTACCTTCAGCGAAAAAGTTGCAAATCTGACGCTTGGAGATATATCGCTAAACGATAGCTCAAATGGGACTAGTTTGAGCAATCTTCAGACCGCCGATGGCGGCCTCACTTGGACAGCGACGTTCACCAAGGGCAGCTCCAATAGTACAACAATCACCGTTTTTAACAGTGGCACCTCGGCTGCTACGGATCCCTATTGGACTGACCTTGCGGGAAATGCCGGAGTAGGTGGTGGATCCCTGACTATTTCGAAAAAGGCTCCCGCGGGTGTCTCGGGTCAGCAAATCAACCTCGGCTTGGAGCAACCGGAAGGAAATGACACCGCTGTATCGTTGACGATAACAAATCTCCCGACGGCGTGGATCGTACCAAACGGCTCCAAGCTTAGTGACGGTTCCTGGGCCGTAACCGAGACCGACATAAGCGCGCTTACAATTGTGACGCCCGTTGAGTTTGTCGGAGCTGCGGTTATCACGGTTTCCGCCACCTGGGCGAATCCCGATGGTAGCTTCGGCACACTTCTGGTCGGCGACAATGTCGAAGCGTACGCCCCAGGATCCCCAATTTTTGCGTGGTCCGGCGACGATCACCTGACCGGCTCGAGCGGCCACGATACCTTCGTGTTCTCGCAGCCGATCGGCAACGACGTGGTACACAGCTTCGAGGTATCCTCCGACGTCATCGACCTGATCAGCTATGGCTGGCAGAGCTTCGCGGACGTTCAGGCTCATACCGCCGATAATGCGAGTGGTAATGCTGTGATCACGTTGGCCGACGGCCAAACGATCACGCTCGATGACGTACACGCGTCGGATCTCACCGCCGCGAACTTCGAATTCGACGTAACACCGACGGTCGAAAACCCGGGTCCAATGACCATCGGCGATGGCGCGATGCTGCCGCTGTCGGGTATCATGCACAATACCGGAACGATCGAGCTGCAGGCCTCTGGCGATGACACGCTGCTGCAGATCATCCAGACCGGGATCACGCTCAACGGCGGCGGCCACGTGGTCCTGTCCGACGATGATCACAACATCATCGCTGGCACGGCCTCGAACGTCACGCTGGACAACGTCGACAATATGATCTCCGGTGCCGGCCAAATCGGCCAAGGCAGCTTGACGCTGAGCAATGAGGGCACCATCGATGCCACCGGCAGCCATGCCCTGGTGATCGATACCGGCGCCAACGTGATTTCGAATGCTGGCACGCTGGAAGCGACCGGCACGGGTGGGCTGATGCTCGCTAGTGCGGTGGCCAACAGCGGCCTGATCTGGGCCAATGGCGGCACGGTCACAGCACAGGGCGAGGTTACCGGCAACGGCGGCGCTCTGATCAGCGGGGCCGGCACTATCGAGTTTGGGGCGGCCTCGGCGGCAGGCGTCATTTTCGACACAACTGCTGCCGGCCACCTGATCCTGGACGATGCCTTCCACTTCTCCGGTACAGTGAGCGGCCTCGATGGCAATGACGACATCGACATCAAGGGCGTCAGCTTCGGCGCCGGCACCACGTTGAGCTTCACGGAGAACGAGGCCGGGACGGGCGGCACTTTGACGGTATCCGACGGGGCGCACACGGCGAACATCGTCCTGCTCGGTCAATACGATCCGAATGGCTTTGCCGAGAAGGCCGACGCCGCGAACGGCACGGTGATCACCTATGATCCACACCACATCGCCTGA
- a CDS encoding NYN domain-containing protein, whose amino-acid sequence MTDRIALFIDGANLHTTVKNLGFEIDFRRLLSEFGKYGQIVRAYFYTVVRDDDEFSSLRPLVDWLDYNGYAVRRKLAKTHDDGEGRRRMKRSIGIELAVDALEIAHRIDHAYLFSGDGDLRAVVEAVRRAGVRVTVVSSIRTKPPMIADELRRQADVFLELESLRASIERPPHPIAPE is encoded by the coding sequence ATGACCGATCGCATTGCACTTTTCATCGACGGCGCGAATCTTCACACCACGGTCAAGAACCTCGGTTTTGAAATCGATTTCAGGCGACTGCTCTCGGAGTTCGGCAAGTATGGACAGATCGTCCGCGCCTACTTCTACACGGTCGTGAGAGACGACGACGAGTTCAGCAGCCTTCGGCCGCTGGTGGATTGGCTCGATTACAACGGATATGCGGTCAGGAGAAAGTTAGCCAAAACCCACGATGACGGCGAAGGGAGGCGGCGAATGAAGCGCAGCATCGGCATCGAGCTCGCGGTCGACGCATTGGAAATCGCGCACCGCATCGACCACGCGTACCTGTTCTCTGGCGACGGTGATTTGCGCGCCGTTGTCGAAGCCGTCAGGCGGGCTGGTGTCCGGGTGACGGTCGTTTCCAGCATCCGAACCAAGCCTCCCATGATCGCCGATGAGCTTCGCAGGCAAGCTGACGTCTTCCTCGAACTCGAAAGCCTCAGGGCATCGATCGAACGTCCGCCGCATCCGATCGCCCCGGAGTGA
- a CDS encoding TolC family outer membrane protein, whose translation MKSAYTVIACLCLAATPACAEVFSINDALRQAMLTNPGVGEASANRRATESELRQTQSTLLPQVRIDASYGPEKFDQSPGFISPNIQAAPTVGSGPWRNGSQESVVVRQLLWDGFSSIYDVWRQTARVNAAASRVKERTELLALDAAEGYIDVVRYMRLVSLAQQNVANHEKIFSNVNSRFSGGRAGEGDLEQARERVEAARAALAEFQRSLDDARAKYRKTVGLEPINVRFPAPLAGLPHSRDEALATTLRFNSTIAAAQSDADAAKHAFKATDGTFGPKFYLEGRATHYDNSYPYVAAPGTPSITHEDYSGKVVMSWDIFRGGQDAWNRSEKAERYTEATMRHARLQRDAYESIDKAWNARTITATRIGALTRELEAARKTITAYQKEYELGQRSLIDLLNAQNQFFNTSVSLTSARGVVVFADYQLLAAMGTLIEYLKAPPPVDAAPTDMLSIGLPRYSFPTLRVNLPQTGSEPLRVAVPAPVVRPAKTYAAAQTKDVGFADRFTGATTTAAVPGSAEWMQQQKTAADGPNVIYADPSVTANASSYASTKPHWLLSAFPSSAR comes from the coding sequence ATGAAGTCGGCATACACGGTCATTGCGTGCCTATGCTTGGCGGCGACGCCAGCATGTGCCGAGGTTTTTTCAATTAATGATGCTCTGCGCCAGGCCATGCTGACCAATCCGGGTGTTGGCGAGGCTTCCGCGAACCGGCGGGCGACGGAAAGCGAGCTGCGGCAAACCCAAAGCACGCTGCTGCCGCAGGTGCGCATTGACGCCAGCTACGGCCCGGAAAAATTCGATCAATCGCCGGGCTTCATCAGCCCGAACATTCAGGCAGCGCCGACCGTGGGGTCAGGCCCATGGCGCAATGGCAGCCAGGAATCGGTGGTGGTGCGCCAGCTGCTGTGGGACGGTTTTTCGTCGATCTATGACGTCTGGCGCCAGACCGCGCGCGTCAATGCCGCTGCCTCCCGCGTCAAGGAGAGAACCGAGCTCTTGGCCCTCGACGCCGCCGAAGGCTACATCGACGTCGTGCGCTACATGCGGCTGGTCAGCCTTGCCCAGCAAAACGTCGCCAATCACGAAAAGATCTTTTCAAACGTGAACTCCCGCTTCTCGGGCGGCCGGGCCGGCGAAGGCGATCTGGAGCAAGCCCGCGAGCGCGTCGAGGCCGCCCGCGCGGCACTCGCCGAATTCCAGCGCAGCCTGGATGACGCCAGGGCGAAGTACCGCAAGACGGTTGGCCTTGAGCCGATCAATGTTCGCTTCCCTGCTCCTTTGGCGGGCTTGCCGCACAGCCGCGACGAAGCGCTGGCGACCACCCTCCGGTTCAATTCGACAATCGCGGCGGCACAGTCCGACGCCGACGCCGCCAAGCATGCGTTCAAGGCCACCGACGGCACGTTCGGTCCGAAATTCTATCTCGAGGGACGGGCAACCCATTACGACAACTCCTACCCTTACGTGGCGGCCCCGGGAACTCCCTCCATCACGCATGAGGACTACAGCGGCAAGGTTGTGATGTCGTGGGACATCTTCCGCGGCGGCCAGGATGCGTGGAATCGGTCGGAGAAGGCCGAGCGCTATACCGAAGCGACCATGCGCCACGCCCGCCTGCAGCGCGACGCGTATGAGTCGATCGACAAGGCGTGGAATGCCCGTACGATTACGGCGACGCGCATCGGCGCCCTGACCCGTGAGCTGGAAGCAGCCAGGAAGACCATCACGGCCTACCAGAAGGAATACGAGCTCGGCCAGCGCTCCCTGATCGATCTCCTGAACGCGCAAAACCAGTTCTTCAACACGTCCGTCTCGCTCACCTCCGCCCGCGGCGTGGTCGTGTTCGCGGACTATCAGCTGCTGGCCGCGATGGGGACGCTGATTGAGTATCTGAAGGCTCCGCCGCCGGTCGATGCCGCGCCGACGGACATGCTTTCGATTGGCCTGCCCCGCTACTCGTTCCCGACGCTTCGCGTGAACCTCCCGCAAACCGGGTCCGAGCCGCTGCGCGTCGCCGTTCCGGCGCCTGTCGTCCGTCCTGCCAAGACCTATGCGGCAGCCCAGACGAAGGACGTTGGCTTTGCGGACCGCTTCACCGGCGCGACGACGACTGCAGCGGTGCCCGGCTCAGCGGAATGGATGCAGCAGCAAAAGACCGCTGCGGACGGCCCGAACGTCATTTACGCGGATCCGTCGGTCACGGCGAACGCGAGCTCCTATGCGTCGACCAAGCCCCACTGGCTGCTGTCGGCCTTCCCGAGTTCCGCTCGATAG